Part of the Streptomyces sp. NBC_01460 genome, CCGTCAGCAGCTCGTCCGCGTCGACGATCCGGTAGGCGTACCCCTGCTCGGCGAGGAACCGCTGGCGGTGTGCCGCGAAGTCCTGGTCGATCGTGTCGCGGGCGACCACCGAGTAGAACCGGGCCTCGTGCCCGTCCGCCTTCGGCCGCAGCACCCGGCCGAGCCGCTGTGCCTCCTCCTGGCGCGAGCCGAACGTCCCCGACACCTGGATCGCGACCGTCGCCTCCGGCAGGTCGATCGAGAAGTTCGCGACCTTCGACACGACCAGCACGTTGATCTCGCCCTGCCGGAACGCCTCGAACAGCTTCTCGCGCTGCGCGTTGCTCGTCTCGCCCTTGATCACCGGGGCGTCCAGGTGCTCACCGAGCTCGTCCAGCTGGTCGATGTACTGGCCGATGACCAGGGTCTGCTCGCCCCGGTGCTTGCGGACCAGCGCCTCGGTGACCTTCCGCTTCGTCGCGGTCGTCGCGCAGAACCGGTACTTCTCCTCGGCCTCGGCCGTCGCGTAGGCGAGACGCTCCGAGTCCGTGAGATTCACGCGGACCTCGACGCAGTCGGCGGGCGCGATGTAGCCCTGTGCCTCGATCTCCTTCCACGGGGCGTCGAACCTCTTCGGCCCGATGAGCGAGAAGACGTCCGACTCACGGCCGTCCTCGCGCACCAGCGTCGCGGTGAGACCGAGGCGGCGACGGGCCTGGAGGTCGGCGGTGAACTTGAAGACGGGCGCGGGCAGCAGATGCACCTCGTCGTAGATCACGAGCCCCCAGTCGCGGGAGTCGAACAGCTCCAGGTGCGGGTAGATCCCCTTACGGCGGGTGGTCAGCACCTGGTACGTGGCGATGGTGACCGGCCGGATCTCCTTGCGCGTACCGCTGTACTCGCCGATCTCGTCCTCGGTCAGCGAGGTCCGCTTCACCAGCTCGTGCTTCCACTGGCGGGCGGAGACGGTGTTGGTGACCAGGATCAGCGTGGTCGCCTTGGCCTCGGCCATGGCACCGGCCCCGACCAGCGTCTTGCCCGCGCCGCAGGGGAGCACGACGACGCCCGAGCCGCCGTGCCAGAACCCGTCGACGGCCTGCTTCTGGTACGGGCGGAGCGCCCAGCCGTCCTGGTCGAGCTCGATCGGGTGCGCCTCGCCGTCGACGTAACCGGCGAGGTCCTCGGCCGGCCAGCCCAGCTTGAGCAGCGTCTGCTTGATCTGCCCGCGCTCGGACGGGTGCACGGCCACGGTGTCCGGGTCGAGGCGCGCACCGACCAGCGGCTGGACCTTCTTCGAGCGGAGGATCTCCTCCAGCACCGGCCGGTCGTTGGACGTCAGCACCAGACCGTGGACGGGGTGCTTGGACAGGGTGAGGCGGCCGTACCGCGCCATCGTCTCGGCGATGTCGACGAGGAGCGCGTGCGGCACGGGGTAGCGCGAGTACTCCACGAGCGCGTCGACGACCTGCTCGGCGTCGTGCCCCGCGGCGCGGGCGTTCCACAGGCCGAGCGGGGTCACGCGGTAGGTGTGGATGTGCTCGGGGGCACGCTCCAGCTCGGCGAAGGGCGCGATGACACGGCGGCAGGCTTCCGCCTGGTCGTGGTCGACCTCGAGGAGCAGCGTCTTGTCACTCTGGACGATGAGGGGTCCGGTCACGCGCGTCGGCCCTTTCCTGCGGGGGGTGGCCGTCCGGGTGCGAACGGCCAAACGTCCAGTGTGCCGCATCCGCCGCGAACGGGTGGCGCGCGTGCGTGACGGAGTGCGGTCCGGACCCGTCCGGGCCCGTAGCGTGGAGGGATGGACGGAGCCGGAGCGGCGGGGCCCGGGCCCGGGGACCCGGGGTTCCCGGCGTACCACGCGCCGCGGTGCGCCGGCCTCGGCGAGCTGGACGCGCGCGTCGCGGGGTGCCGGGCCTGCCCCCGGCTGGTGGCCTGGCGCGAGGAGGTCGCCGAGGTCAAGCGCGCGGCCTTCCAGGACGAGGACTACTGGGCGCGGCCCGTCCCCGGCTTCGGGCCGCCGGACGCCGCCGTGGCGGTCGTCGGGCTCGCACCCGCCGCGCACGGGGGCAACAGGACCGGCCGGATGTTCACCGGCGACGCCGCCGGCGACTTCCTCTTCGAGGCGCTGCACACGGTGGGGCTCGCCTCACAGCCGTCCTCCGTCCACGCCGGGGACGGCCTCACCCTGCGCGGGGTACGGCTCACGTCACCCGTGCACTGCGCACCCCCGGCGAACAAGCCCACCCCGGGGGAACGCGACACCTGCCGCGCCTGGCTGGCCGCGGAGCTGGACCTGCTGGGCCCGGGGTTGCGCGCGGTGGTGGTCCTCGGCGGTTTCGGCTGGCAGGCGCTGCTCCCCGTGCTCACGGAGGCGGGATGGCGGGTGCCGCGCCCGCGTCCCGCCTTCGGCCACGGCGCGCACGTCGTCCTCCCCGCGACGGAGCGGAGGCAGGAGCTGCGCCTGTTCGGCAGCTATCACCCCAGTCAGCGCAACACGTTCACGGGACGGCTCACCATGCCCATGCTCGTCGACGTGCTCCGTGAGGCCGCCGAGGCGGGCGGGCTGCCGGCTCCCTGACGGCCCACCAGGGGCGGGCGCGTCAGGTCGTCTGTTCGTCGGCGAGCTCCGCGACGCCCGTGATCCGGTGCAGCGGATACGTCCGGACCTCGTCGGCCGTGTGGTCGTACGCCGTCACGAAGCCGCCCTCGACCTTGACCGGGGCGATGACGCGCTGGCTGGCCGCGCCCTCCGCGTTGACGTAGCCGATCCAGACCGCCGAGCCGGTCATCGCGGCCGCCTGCACCGTGGCGAGGGTCTCGGCGGGGGTCGTGCGCGGGAGGGAGCCGCCGCCCGCTCCCGCCGTGTCCGGGGTGTCCTTGTGGACGGCCCTGGCGGCGGAGTCCCCTGCCCGGACGGCCCGTACGGCCGCGGCGAGCAGGGTGGCGTCCGGGACCGGGGGGCCCTCGGGGACGGGGACGGGCGGCGTACGGGGCGGAGTGCGGCGGGCGCCGGCCCGGGTGATCAGGACGTCGCCCTCGGCGGATTCGGCGGCCGGGGCGTACCCCATCTCGCGCAGCCCGTCGAGGAGCGACCCCGGGTCGGCCTGCGCGGCCAGGACGGTCGGGGCGAGGCGGCGGAGCCGCAGGGTGGCCGAGCGCTTGTCGGCCAGGATCTCGTTGAGCACGGCCTCGTCGTCGCAGCGTACGTAGGCGGAGGCGGCGCCGATCCGCAGGTGGCCGTGGCGGCGGGCCACGTCGTCGATGAGGTAGCTCAGCGGCTGCGGCACCGGCGTACGGCTGTGGGTGGCCAGGAAGGCGTGCAGGTCGGTCGCGGCCCGTCCGGCGTCGAGCGCGCGGCGTACGGAGCCCGGGGTGAAGCGGTAGACCGTGGCGCCGCCCTTGGACTCGACGTCGGCGAGCACCGACAGCATCTCGGCGAGCGGGCGTTCCAGCGGTCCGGGCGCGACCGCGGTCAGGTCGGCCTGGAGCAGGACGTGGTCCAGGGGTTCGGGGATCAGCGGGGCGAGGCGGGCGGCGGCGGCAGCGGGGCCCTCGTCGAGCAGCGCGCGGGCCTGGGAGGAGAGGGCGCCGCGGCCGGTGATGCCGAGCAGCTCCGCGTCGTTGACCGTCCACAGGGCGATCCGGGAGCGGAGGTCGGAGGCGTCGCCCGGCGCCGTGGGCCCGCCCGGTGCCGTCGAGCGCAGCGGACGTTCCCAGCGGAGCCGGGCGAGCAGGGTCTGCGGGTCGGGCGCGGTGCCCGGCGGGAGCGAGGCGAACAGGGCCAGGACCCGGTGGCGTACCTCGGGGGCGGCCGAGCGGTCCAGATCGGGGCCGAGGGCGGACAGCGCCCGGCCCTTGGCGTCCTGGCCGCCGATGAGGCCCGCGGTGCGGGTGGCGGCGAGCCAGGCGGTGGCGAGGTGGGTCCAGCGGTCCTGGGCGGGGAGGTCCAGCCACTCGTCGGAGGCCGGGGTCGGCGCGTACCGCTCGTCGGTCTCGCCGTCGGAGGCCAGCAGGCCCGCGGCGTAGGCGAGTTCGATCCAGAAGGCGGCGACGGGCTCGGACACGTCGAGCGCGCCGGCGGCGCGCTTCAGCTCGCGGACGCTCAGGCCGCCGGCGCGCAGGATGGCGGGGCCGCCGTTGTTCCAGAGCTTCAGCAGATCCTCGACGGTGGACAGCGCCATGAAGCCCTGGCCCGCCGCGGCTCTGTCCACAGCCTGGGGATCGCGCTCGGCCGCCGCCACGAGCACCGGCGCGACGGGCTCGGGCACACGGTGGGCGCGGCCGGCCCGCAGGTGCAGCGCCGCCTCCCGCGGCAGGACGACGGTGCGCGTCGACACGGGCAGCAGCAGGCCGCGGTCGCGCAGCCACTGCACGGGCGGGGTGGGATTCGGGGTGACCTCCCCGTAGGGCGGGCCCCAGACCAGCCGGTCGAGCACGGACAGCGCCTCGACCGGGGCGGTGTCCAGCAGCTCGGCCATCCTGGTCCGGTCCGTGAAGAGCCCGGCCAGCGCGGTGACGGCGGACACCGGGTCGTAGGTGGCCGGCAGTCCGGCGGCGGTCAGGATCTCCTGCAGCCTGCCGGGCGACATCCCGGCCGTGGCCTCGGAGACGGTCGGGCCGAGGCCCGTGGGGGAGGGGTGCTGCGGCGACGGGGCGAGCAGCTCGCGTGCGGTGCGCACGAGGTGCAGCCGGGCGTCCTCGCCCCAGACCAGGGCCTGTTCGCGCAGGGTCGCGAGGGCGTCCGGCAGGGCGGCGGTGATCGCCGCGCCCGCGTCGTCGCGCCCCTCGCCGTCGTCCTGCCCGTCGCCGGTGAGGAGCGCGAGCAGCGTGTCGTACGGGGCGGGGTCCGGCGCCACGGCCAGCGCCTCCGCGGTCTGCAGGGCGAACCGGTCGAGGTGCTCCAGCGCACGGACGACGGAGGCCCGGGTGCCGGCCCGCGTGGCCAGTTGCGTGATGTCGTTCGGCACGGGGCTGAGCAGGTCGGGGCGGGCACGCAGCAGCCCTGCCAGCGATTCGTCGCCCCGGGCGCGCAGGGCTTCGGCGAGCGTGCGCGGTGGTGTGGTCGTCCCCATCCGTCCCACGGTAGCCCCTGGAACGCTACCGTCGGGGCAGGGCGGGTGGAGGGAGAACCAGCGCGTGGGGATCGAGAGCGACCAGCTTGTCTACGACTACCTCAGCCGGGTCGGTGACCTGGCACAGCGGCAACAGCTGTCCTCGGGCGCCCGGATGAGACTCGTCGCGACCCTACGGGGCGAGATCGACCGGCAGCGCGGCACGGACGGATCCGACTCCCCGGCGGTGGTCCGGCGCATCATCGGCCGTCTCGGGGCGCCGGGTGAACTCGTCGCCGCGGCGGCCGAGTCGGGTGACGGGGAGGTGCTGCCGGCCCCGCCCCGGGCGGAAGCGGCCGAGGGCGCGGACGTCTCGCCCGGGATCCCCCGGGCCCGGCGGGGCCTGCTCAGGAAAGACGTGTCGCGCAAGGGCGCGTCGCCGGAGGCCGCGACGGCCGGGCACGCGGATCCGGGCGCCGGGGGGCCGGCTCCCGGGGGGCCTGCCCCGGACTGGCCGGCGGCGTCCGCGCCGCACATGACCGGGCTGGGCCAGGCGCCGCCCGGGGGTGAGCCGGAGTGGTGGCGGATCGAGCCCGGGCCGTTCGGCGAGACCGCGCAGAGCGGCCCCGGGGCGTTGGGTCCGGGCACGGCCGTGCCCGGGTTCGTGGGCGGGCTGGAGAGTCCGGAGCTGTTCGGCATGCCGGGCGCGCCGAGGACCCCGGCCCCGCGCGCGCCCTCGGGGACGGACGAGGCCGCACCGAAGACGGACGACGAGGAGGCCCCGGCCCCGGCCCCGCCGTCGGTGCCGGGGCCCCGGATGAGGCTGCGGCTGCGACGGCCCAGGAAGGCCGCCGAAGTGGACGCCGGAGCCGCCGCGCGGCCCCGCCTCTCCAACCCTCTGCTGCTGCTGGCCGCCGCGCTGCTGGTGGCCGGCGCCGTCCTCGGGTCGTGGCTGGCCCTCGCGGGTGGGTGGCTGCTGGCGTACAGCTCGCGCAAGTTCTCGCGGGCGGAGGCGAAGTGGGTCGCGCTGGGCCTGCCGGGCGTGGTCGTCGCCGGAGCCTTCGTCTGGCTGTGGGGCCGCATGGAGGGCCGCTGGGGTGAGCCGCTCGCCGAGGGGGCGATGGGTGACGCGATGACGGACGTCTGGCCGGTGGTGGTGCGCGTCGCGGCGGTGGCGTCGGCGCTCTATCTGGTGTGGCGCGCCCGCAGACTGACGGGCTGACAGGAGCCGAGGACCGAGAGGCCGGCCGGGGCGGGCGCGGCGGCCGACGGGAGTGCCCGTCGGTGGGGCGACGCCCCGGAGTGTACGACCGTACGCCTCAAGGTGTACGGTCGTACGCATGCCGATGCCGATGGACTACTTCGCCGACGATCCGCGCACCAACCTGGAGCGCATGCTCGCGGGTGACCTCTACATCGCCGACGATCCGGAGATCGCCCGGCGGCAGCAGCGGGCGATGCACCTGGCGGCCCGCTTCCAGGCCGCCTACACCGAGGACGCCGACGAGGCCAGGACGGTCCTCGCCGAGCTGCTGGAGTCCGTGGGCGAGGGTGTCGACCTGCGCCCGCCGCTCTACGTCGACTACGGCAGCAACATCTCCATCGGCGCCCGCACCTTCGTCAACTACCACCTCACCGCGCTGGACGTCGCACGCATCACCATCGGTGAGGACTGCCAGATCGGCCCCAACGTCCAGCTCCTCACCCCCACCCACCCCGTCGAGCCCGGGCCCCGCCGGGACAAGCTGGAAGCCGCGCTCCCCATCACCATCGGCGACAACGTCTGGCTCGGCGGCGGGGTCATCGTGTGCCCCGGGGTGACCATCGGCGACAACTCCGTGATCGGCGCCGGTGCCGTGGTCACGAAGGACATCCCCGCCGACGTCGTCGCCGTGGGCAACCCCGCCCGCGTCGTCCGCGGCGTCTGACCCGCCCGCCCCATGGCCACCGGACGTACGGACCCCCAGCGGCGCGAGCGGATCCTCGCCGCCACGCTCGACCACATCGCCGACGAGGGCGTCGCCGGCGTCTCGCACCGCAAGATCGCCGCGCGCGCCGATGTGCCGCTGGGCTCGATGACGTACCACTTCAGCGGCATCGACGAACTGCTGCGCGAGGCCTTCACCCGCTTCGCCGACCAGATCGTGGCGGTGTTCGAGCTGCACCTGGGCCGGGCCGGCACGCCGGAGGAGGCCCGTGAGGCGGTCACCGACCTCATCCACCTGCTCTCCGAGGGGCCGCGCCGCGAGCTCGTCCTCACCCAGGAGCTCTACACCCTGGCCGCCCGGCGCGACGAGTACCGCGAGCTCACCCACGCGTGGATGAACCGCAGCCGCCGGCTGCTGGAGCAGCACTTCGACCCGGACACCGCCCGTCAGCTCGACGCGCTGATCGAGGGGCTCGCCCTGCACCGGGCGCTCGACACCGAGCCGCAGGAGCGCGAGCTGACGCGGCTGGCGGTGCTGCGGATGACTTCCGCGGGCTGAGGCGGATGCCGCCACGCGGACGTCCCTGAACCACCTGTGGGGTGCGGACCTGACCCCGCACCCCACAGGTTTCTCCCTGGTCCCTCTGGTGGGAACCGGCGAGACGCCCGGCAAAGGCGACAGAAGATGTCCGGTTTCCAGGCAACCATGGTGTCCCCGCCGCCCGCACGGACAGCGGCGCGTCCCGGCGCGCGGATCGATCCAGGAGGACACACATGGCAGGCGCACTGGACGGAAAGGTCGCCCTCGTCGCGGGGGCGACGCGAGGAGCCGGCCGGGGGATCGCCGTCGAGCTCGGCGCCGCCGGGGCCACCGTCTACGTCACCGGACGCAGCACCCGGACCCAGCGGTCGGAGTACGACCGCCCCGAGACCATCGAGGACACGGCCGACCTGGTGACCGGGGCGGGCGGCCACGGCATCGCCGCCCCCACCGACCACCTGGTCCCCTCGCAGGTCCGCGCCCTGGTGGACCGCGTCGCGGCCGAACAGGGCCGGCTGGACGTGCTGGTCAACGACATCTGGGGCGGTGAGCACCTCTTCGCGTGGGACACCCCCGTGTGGGAACACGACCTGGAGAAGGGGCTGCGACTTCTGCGGCTGGCCGTGGAGACGCACGCGATCACCAGCCACCACGCGCTCCCCCTCCTGCTGCGTGGCACGGGCGGGCTGGTCGTCGAGATGACCGACGGGACCGCCGCGTACAACCGGGACACCTACCGGAACTCCTTCTTCTACGACCTCGCCAAGACGGCCGTGCTCCGCATGGGCTTCTCCCTGGGCCACGAACTGGGCCCGCGCGGCGCGACGGCGGTGGCGCTGACCCCGGGATGGATGCGCTCGGAGATCATGCTCGACGCCTTCGAGGTGACCGAGGAGACCTGGCATGACGCCCTCGACCGGGTGCCGCACTTCTGCATCTCCGAGACGCCGTCCTACACGGGGCGGGCCGTCGTCGCGCTGGCCACCGATCCCGGGGTGAGCCGGTGGAACGGGCAGTCGCTGTCCAGCGGCGGGCTGGCGCGGGAGTACGGGTTCACCGACCTCGACGGCAGCCGGCCGGACGCCTGGCGCTACCTCACCGAGGTCCAGGACGTCGGCGGCCCCGCCGACGCGACCGGCTACCGCTGAGCGGTCCGGTCCGGGGACATCGCGCCCGGCGAGCGCACCGGACGCTTCCGGACCGGGGGTGACCAGCACGTCCTGGATGCCGACGGACGCAGTCGCATTTCCGCCGAGGACGCCGCCGTCGCCCTGATCGACGAGGTCGAGCTGCCGCGTTTCGTCCAGCGCCGATTCACGATCGGCTATTGAGGGCCGCGGCCGACGCTCCCCCCAGGGAGTGCCGGACCGTCCAGCACTCCCCGGCCCTGACCTACGTCGCGTGGAAGATGGCATCCGCGTCCGCCTGGTCGGTCTTCTCGGGGCTGACGTCGAACGAGAAGCCGCCTGGCCAGGTCCGTGCGCGGGCTGTGAGGACGGGCAGAGAGCCTACGGCCTCCGTTCCCGGGCGAGGGCCCCGCGCATCTCCACCTCGGCGGCGGTCACCGGCGCCTGGATCCTGTACACGTCACCGACGGGCGGGTCTCCCGGGGTGCCGCCGGCGCCCCGGACGGCGACGAAGGAGACGGCCGTCCGCGAGCCGGGCTGCCAGAACGTGCGGTAGGAGGGCCCGTTGGCCGGACTCTCCGGGATCTCCACCAGGGGGACGCCGCGCCGGTCCAGGAGGCGCTGGAGCTTCTCGAACCGCAGCCGGGGTGCGAAGCGCCCGTAGCGGGCACGGAGCACCTCGCCCGGAAGTGCGCGGTCGCGGCGGGCGAGCCGGTGCACCTGGAGGCTGAAGTGGTGCCCCGACCAGGGGGCGCCGCCGCGGTCGCGGTGGAAGTGGAACTCGGCCAGGCCGTAGTCGCGCACCAGGGTCCGCCTGCCGAAGGCGTTCTCGGCGAAGTCCGTCCCCATGACGGCGGCGACCCGGTCGGGGGAGTCGGCCGGCCGGAGGCCCAGGACGGTGCCGGTGGTGACGGTGTGGACGTAGAAGGCCAGGGAGTACGGAGTCACTTCTCATTCCTCGGCAGGGGAGGGGCTGCTGCGGCGAGTCTGCCCGCCGGGCGGCGGCCCGGCCCCCGGGGGCGGCCGCGGCGCATCCGCCCGCCGGGACACTCGGCACAATGGACCCCATGCCCTCACCCACCCTGACGGTCGGATTCGACCTCGACATGACCCTCATCGACTCCCGGCCCGGTATCAAGGCCGTCTACGAGGCGCTGGCAGCCGAGACGGGTGTGTACATAGACACCGACCTGGTCGTCAGCCGGCTCGGCCCGCCGCTCGCGGAGGAGATGTCCCACTGGTTCCCCGCCGACGCGATCGCGGCGGCCGCCGACCGGTTCCGCGCGATCTACCCGGACCGGGCGATCGTGCCGACGACGGCGATGCCCGGCGCCCGGGAGGCCGTCGAGGCCGTCCAGGCGCTCGGCGGGCAGGCGATGGTCGTCACCGCCAAGTACGAGCCGAACGCCAAGCTGCACCTCACCCATCTCGGCATCCCCGCGGACACGGTGATCGGCGGACTCTGGGCCGAGGGCAAGGCGGAGGCGCTCCTGGAGCACGGGGCGCGGATCTACGTCGGCGACCACACCGGCGACGTACGGGGGGCGCGCGCGGCGGGTGCCCTGTCGGTCGGTGTCACGACCGGCCCGTGCGACGAGGAGGAGCTGCGGGCGGCGGGCGCCGACGTGATCCTGCCGGACCTCACCGCCTTCCCCGCCTGGCTGCGGAGCTTCACGGCGGTGTGACCCGCCGGACGGCACCCCCGGCGCCCGACCCCCGGCGCCCGACACCCGGCGCCCGACACCCGGCGCCCGACGCCCGGCACCCGGCGCCGTCGCGGGTGCCGTCCTTCAGCACTGCTGTTAATTTCACCCCTATGTCTCTTTACTGTCGTTATTGCCCGATCGGCGGGTGAGGCAGGGTGGGTGTTCTCCGCGACAATCCCGCCCTCTCGCTCTTCCTCTGCCTGGCCGCCGGTTACCTCGTCGGCAAACTCCGGGTGGGGCCCATCACGCTCGGCGGCATCTGCGGGACGCTGATCGTCTCGCTGCTCCTGGGCACCCAGCACATCAGCGTCGACGACGACGTCAAGACCGTCTTCTTCGCCCTGTTCATCTTCTCGCTGGGCTACATGGCCGGCCCCCAGTTCTTCGCCAACCTCAACCGCAGCAGTCTGCGCTTCTTCGCGCTCTGCCTGATCGAGCTGGTCTGCGTCCTCGGCATCGCCTACGGACTGGCCGAGGCCTTCGACCTGGACGTGGGGACCGCCGCCGGGATCCTGGCGGGGGCGGCCACCGAGTCCGCCGTCGTGGGCACGGCCACGGAGGCCATCGGCAAGCTCAGCGACCTGACGTCCGACCAGATCACCCAGTACCAGGGGCACGTGGCCACCGCGTACACGGTCTGCTACCTGTTCGGCCTGATCACCATCGTGCTCTACACCAGCCAGATCATGCCGATGCTGCTCCGCATCGACCTCGCGACCGCCTCGCGGCAGCTGTGGGAGAAGATGCGCGGCGGCGGGGGCGGCCTGGAGTCCGACGAGCGCGAGGCACTGCCCGGCATGGTCG contains:
- a CDS encoding helicase C-terminal domain-containing protein gives rise to the protein MGTTTPPRTLAEALRARGDESLAGLLRARPDLLSPVPNDITQLATRAGTRASVVRALEHLDRFALQTAEALAVAPDPAPYDTLLALLTGDGQDDGEGRDDAGAAITAALPDALATLREQALVWGEDARLHLVRTARELLAPSPQHPSPTGLGPTVSEATAGMSPGRLQEILTAAGLPATYDPVSAVTALAGLFTDRTRMAELLDTAPVEALSVLDRLVWGPPYGEVTPNPTPPVQWLRDRGLLLPVSTRTVVLPREAALHLRAGRAHRVPEPVAPVLVAAAERDPQAVDRAAAGQGFMALSTVEDLLKLWNNGGPAILRAGGLSVRELKRAAGALDVSEPVAAFWIELAYAAGLLASDGETDERYAPTPASDEWLDLPAQDRWTHLATAWLAATRTAGLIGGQDAKGRALSALGPDLDRSAAPEVRHRVLALFASLPPGTAPDPQTLLARLRWERPLRSTAPGGPTAPGDASDLRSRIALWTVNDAELLGITGRGALSSQARALLDEGPAAAAARLAPLIPEPLDHVLLQADLTAVAPGPLERPLAEMLSVLADVESKGGATVYRFTPGSVRRALDAGRAATDLHAFLATHSRTPVPQPLSYLIDDVARRHGHLRIGAASAYVRCDDEAVLNEILADKRSATLRLRRLAPTVLAAQADPGSLLDGLREMGYAPAAESAEGDVLITRAGARRTPPRTPPVPVPEGPPVPDATLLAAAVRAVRAGDSAARAVHKDTPDTAGAGGGSLPRTTPAETLATVQAAAMTGSAVWIGYVNAEGAASQRVIAPVKVEGGFVTAYDHTADEVRTYPLHRITGVAELADEQTT
- a CDS encoding sugar O-acetyltransferase, which produces MPMDYFADDPRTNLERMLAGDLYIADDPEIARRQQRAMHLAARFQAAYTEDADEARTVLAELLESVGEGVDLRPPLYVDYGSNISIGARTFVNYHLTALDVARITIGEDCQIGPNVQLLTPTHPVEPGPRRDKLEAALPITIGDNVWLGGGVIVCPGVTIGDNSVIGAGAVVTKDIPADVVAVGNPARVVRGV
- a CDS encoding SDR family oxidoreductase, with product MAGALDGKVALVAGATRGAGRGIAVELGAAGATVYVTGRSTRTQRSEYDRPETIEDTADLVTGAGGHGIAAPTDHLVPSQVRALVDRVAAEQGRLDVLVNDIWGGEHLFAWDTPVWEHDLEKGLRLLRLAVETHAITSHHALPLLLRGTGGLVVEMTDGTAAYNRDTYRNSFFYDLAKTAVLRMGFSLGHELGPRGATAVALTPGWMRSEIMLDAFEVTEETWHDALDRVPHFCISETPSYTGRAVVALATDPGVSRWNGQSLSSGGLAREYGFTDLDGSRPDAWRYLTEVQDVGGPADATGYR
- a CDS encoding HAD family hydrolase, coding for MDPMPSPTLTVGFDLDMTLIDSRPGIKAVYEALAAETGVYIDTDLVVSRLGPPLAEEMSHWFPADAIAAAADRFRAIYPDRAIVPTTAMPGAREAVEAVQALGGQAMVVTAKYEPNAKLHLTHLGIPADTVIGGLWAEGKAEALLEHGARIYVGDHTGDVRGARAAGALSVGVTTGPCDEEELRAAGADVILPDLTAFPAWLRSFTAV
- a CDS encoding uracil-DNA glycosylase, with the protein product MDGAGAAGPGPGDPGFPAYHAPRCAGLGELDARVAGCRACPRLVAWREEVAEVKRAAFQDEDYWARPVPGFGPPDAAVAVVGLAPAAHGGNRTGRMFTGDAAGDFLFEALHTVGLASQPSSVHAGDGLTLRGVRLTSPVHCAPPANKPTPGERDTCRAWLAAELDLLGPGLRAVVVLGGFGWQALLPVLTEAGWRVPRPRPAFGHGAHVVLPATERRQELRLFGSYHPSQRNTFTGRLTMPMLVDVLREAAEAGGLPAP
- a CDS encoding DNA repair helicase XPB; the protein is MTGPLIVQSDKTLLLEVDHDQAEACRRVIAPFAELERAPEHIHTYRVTPLGLWNARAAGHDAEQVVDALVEYSRYPVPHALLVDIAETMARYGRLTLSKHPVHGLVLTSNDRPVLEEILRSKKVQPLVGARLDPDTVAVHPSERGQIKQTLLKLGWPAEDLAGYVDGEAHPIELDQDGWALRPYQKQAVDGFWHGGSGVVVLPCGAGKTLVGAGAMAEAKATTLILVTNTVSARQWKHELVKRTSLTEDEIGEYSGTRKEIRPVTIATYQVLTTRRKGIYPHLELFDSRDWGLVIYDEVHLLPAPVFKFTADLQARRRLGLTATLVREDGRESDVFSLIGPKRFDAPWKEIEAQGYIAPADCVEVRVNLTDSERLAYATAEAEEKYRFCATTATKRKVTEALVRKHRGEQTLVIGQYIDQLDELGEHLDAPVIKGETSNAQREKLFEAFRQGEINVLVVSKVANFSIDLPEATVAIQVSGTFGSRQEEAQRLGRVLRPKADGHEARFYSVVARDTIDQDFAAHRQRFLAEQGYAYRIVDADELLTES
- a CDS encoding TetR/AcrR family transcriptional regulator, with amino-acid sequence MATGRTDPQRRERILAATLDHIADEGVAGVSHRKIAARADVPLGSMTYHFSGIDELLREAFTRFADQIVAVFELHLGRAGTPEEAREAVTDLIHLLSEGPRRELVLTQELYTLAARRDEYRELTHAWMNRSRRLLEQHFDPDTARQLDALIEGLALHRALDTEPQERELTRLAVLRMTSAG